A single window of Mugil cephalus isolate CIBA_MC_2020 chromosome 1, CIBA_Mcephalus_1.1, whole genome shotgun sequence DNA harbors:
- the top1b gene encoding DNA topoisomerase 1, producing MSGDHGRGDTQVNSGSKGTDSHKHKDKHKDKEHRHKDHKKDKEREKFKYSNSEHKEHSEKKHRDKEKLKHGDGSSDKHREKHKEKDRDKEKRREEKIHSSHSDKPKKEKENGYARDTSPAPIKSEPEEDNGFYPSPHHYKTSKREYDDEEFEYKPKKVKVEHDKKAKKRKHEYEEDAEDEDVKHKKKTKDKKGTEGKKAKKEEEEKWKWWEEERYTDGSKWRFLEHKGPVFAPPYEPLPSKVKFYYDGKPMKLSAPAEEVATFFSKMLDHEYSTKDIFRKNFFKDWRKEMTSEEKSLITDMNKCNFSDMNEYFKAQSEARKQMSKEEKQKIKEENERLLQEYGFCIMDNHKERIGNFRIEPPGLFRGRGDHPKMGMLKRRIRPEDIIINCSKDSKHPKPPPGTKWKEVRHDNKVTWLASWTENIQGSIKYIMLNPSSRIKGEKDWQKYETARRLKKCVDRIRNQYRDDWKSKEMRIRQRAVALYFIDKLALRAGNEKEEGETADTVGCCSLRVEHIKLYPKMDDQEYVVEFDFLGKDSIRYYNKIPVEKRVFKNLQLFLENKQPEDDLFDRLNTSILNKHLQELMDGLTAKVFRTYNASITLQQQLKELTCPDDSIPAKILSYNRANRAVAILCNHQRAPPKTFEKSMQTLQTKIDDKQNQLSAARKQLKAAKADHKASHDDKSKKAVEVKRKAVQRIEEQLMKLQVQATDREENKQIALGTSKLNYLDPRISVAWCKKWGVPIEKIYNKTQREKFAWAIDMAEKDYEF from the exons ATGAGCGGGGATCATGGACGCGGAGACACTCAG GTCAATTCTGGATCTAAAGGAACAG ACTCTCACAAACATAAAGACAAGCACAAAGACAAGGAGCACAGACACAAGGATCACAAGAAAGACAAGGAGCGAGAGAAATTCAAGTACAGCAACAG CGAACATAAGGAGCACTCtgagaagaaacacagagacaaagaaaagctgaagcACGGAGACGGCAGCTCAGACaagcacagagaaaaacacaaagagaaggacagggacaaagagaagaggagagaggagaag ATTCATTCATCCCATTCAGACAAGCctaaaaaggagaaggaaaatggATATGCAAG AGACACAAGTCCTGCACCCATTAAGAGCGAGCCCGAAGAAGACAACGGCTTCTACCCCTCCCCACATCACTACAAGACCTCCAAACGGGAGTACGATGATGAAGA ATTTGAGTACAAGCCAAAAAAGGTCAAGGTGGAACACGACAAAAAggcaaagaagaggaaacatgagTACGAAGAAGACGCGGAGGATGAG GACGTAAAGcacaaaaagaagacaaaagacaaaaagggaacagagggaaagaaggccaagaaagaagaagaggagaagtggAAATG gtgggaggaggagagatacaCTGATGGCTCCAAATGGCGTTTCCTTGAGCATAAGGGGCCAGTGTTTGCGCCACCGTACGAACCCTTGCCTAGCAAAGTCAAATTTTACTATGATG GTAAGCCTATGAAACTTAGCGCTCCTGCAGAGGAGGtagccacttttttttccaagatgttGGATCATGAGTACAGCACTAAGGATATCTTTAGGAAGAACTTCTTCAAGGACTGGAGGAAG gaaATGACATCAGAAGAGAAGTCTCTGATCACTGACATGAATAAGTGCAACTTCAGTGACATGAATGAGTACTTCAAGGCCCAATCAGAAGCTCGGAAACAGATGTcgaaagaggagaaacag AAAATCAAAGAGGAAAACGAGCGGCTCCTCCAGGAGTACGGTTTCTGCATCATGGACAACCACAAGGAGAGGATTGGAAATTTCCGCATCGAGCCGCCGGGGCTGTTCCGGGGACGAGGCGACCACCCGAAGATGGGCATGCTGAAACGCCGCATCAGACCCGAGGACATCATTATTAACTGTAGCAA GGATTCCAAGCACCCTAAACCTCCCCCGGGGACAAAATGGAAGGAGGTTCGCCATGACAACAAGGTGACCTGGTTAGCATCTTGGACAGAGAACATCCAGGGCTCCATCAAATACATCATGTTGAACCCTAGCTCCAGGATCAAG GGGGAGAAGGACTGGCAGAAGTACGAGACTGCGCGGCGTTTGAAAAAGTGTGTGGACCGCATACGTAATCAGTACAGAGACGACTGGAAGTCGAAAGAGATGAGGATCAGACAGAGAGCTGTGGCGCTGTATTTCATAGACAAG CTGGCACTGAGGGCGGGTAACGAAAAGGAGGAAGGTGAGACAGCGGACACCGTCGGCTGCTGCTCTCTGCGGGTCGAGCACATCAAGCTGTACCCCAAGATGGACGACCAGGAGTACGTGGTGGAGTTTGACTTCCTGGGAAAAGACTCCATCCGTTACTACAACAAGATCCCCGTGGAGAAAAGG GTCTTTAAAAACCTCcagttgtttttggaaaacaagcaGCCTGAAGACGACCTCTTTGACCGACTGAAT ACTTCTATTCTGAATAAGCACTTACAGGAGCTGATGGATGGACTAACAGCCAAGGTTTTCCGAACCTACAACGCCTCCAtcactctgcagcagcagctcaagGAGCTCACCTGCC CTGATGACAGCATCCCAGCTAAGATCCTGTCATACAACCGAGCCAACCGGGCAGTGGCCATTCTTTGTAATCACCAGAGAGCTCCTCCCAAAACATTTGAGAAGTCCATGCAAACCCTCCAGACCAAG ATTGACgacaaacaaaatcaactctCTGCAGCCAGGAAGCAGCTGAAGGCCGCCAAAGCCGATCACAAGGCTTCCCACGATGACAAGAGCAAAAA GGCAGTGGAGGTGAAGCGTAAAGCTGTGCAGAGGAtagaggagcagctgatgaagctccaggtccaggccacagacagagaggagaacaAGCAGATTGCTCTGGGCACCTCTAAGCTCAACTACCTGGATCCACGCATCTCTGTTGCATG GTGCAAGAAGTGGGGCGTTCCCATTGAGAAGATCTACAACAAAACGCAGAGAGAGAAGTTCGCCTGGGCGATCGACATGGCGGAAAAGGACTACGAGTTTTAA